Proteins encoded in a region of the Paenibacillus pedocola genome:
- the gpr gene encoding GPR endopeptidase: protein MELDLQLYSVRTDLAVEAKEMAQGPLKTPIPGVNEEVEEADGIKVTRLGVANNAGSQAIGRAIGNYVTLEVPALRGGDTGLQQKVSVVFAREFEQFMNRIGINKNSSVLIVGLGNWNVTPDSLGPLVVENALITRQFYELVPDQVSPGYRNVSAIAPGVLGLTGIESSEVVQGIVDRTKPDVIIAIDALASRSLERINTTIQIADIGIHPGSGIGNKRRGLTKEILGVPCIAIGVPTVCYASTIVNNVLEMMKNHFGQMGDGGAHTKEIMGMLDDISEQERLQLVKEVLEPLGHDLIVTPKEIDEFIEEIANIVASGLNAALHDAVDPGNVGAYTH from the coding sequence ATGGAACTGGATCTTCAGCTGTATTCGGTACGCACGGACCTGGCGGTAGAGGCGAAAGAAATGGCCCAAGGACCGCTCAAAACGCCGATTCCCGGTGTGAACGAAGAAGTGGAAGAAGCGGATGGGATCAAGGTTACGCGGCTTGGTGTGGCGAATAACGCCGGCTCTCAGGCCATTGGACGCGCGATCGGAAACTATGTAACCCTGGAGGTTCCGGCGCTGCGCGGCGGAGATACCGGCCTCCAGCAGAAGGTGTCCGTTGTGTTTGCCCGTGAATTCGAGCAGTTTATGAATAGAATCGGCATCAATAAAAATTCCTCAGTGCTGATCGTCGGCCTCGGGAACTGGAATGTGACTCCCGATTCGCTGGGTCCGCTGGTTGTGGAGAATGCACTGATTACGCGGCAATTTTATGAGCTGGTTCCTGACCAGGTGTCTCCAGGGTACCGCAATGTCAGCGCAATCGCTCCGGGTGTACTTGGTCTTACCGGGATTGAATCCAGTGAAGTCGTTCAAGGCATTGTGGACCGGACCAAGCCGGATGTGATCATCGCGATTGATGCACTGGCCTCCCGTTCGCTGGAGCGGATCAATACAACGATTCAAATCGCTGACATCGGAATTCATCCCGGATCAGGCATCGGCAACAAACGCCGTGGACTGACAAAGGAGATTCTTGGAGTCCCGTGTATAGCCATCGGGGTTCCTACTGTTTGTTATGCTTCTACGATCGTCAACAATGTGCTGGAAATGATGAAGAATCATTTTGGTCAAATGGGGGACGGCGGGGCGCATACCAAAGAGATCATGGGCATGCTGGATGATATCTCCGAGCAGGAACGTCTGCAGCTGGTTAAGGAAGTGCTTGAGCCGCTGGGCCATGATCTGATCGTTACACCCAAGGAGATCGATGAATTTATTGAGGAAATCGCCAACATTGTGGCTAGCGGA
- the rpsT gene encoding 30S ribosomal protein S20: protein MPNIKSAVKRVKTTEKRRALNASQKSALRTAVKTADVALTGTEVETAHAAFQAASKKLDKAVTKGLVHKNAAARKKSRLAKKLNALKAQA from the coding sequence ATGCCAAATATCAAATCCGCGGTTAAACGCGTCAAGACGACCGAAAAACGCCGTGCACTGAACGCTTCCCAGAAATCCGCGCTTCGTACAGCTGTGAAAACTGCTGATGTAGCACTGACAGGAACGGAAGTTGAAACTGCTCATGCTGCTTTCCAAGCTGCTTCCAAAAAGCTGGACAAGGCCGTAACTAAAGGTCTGGTTCATAAAAATGCGGCTGCCCGCAAAAAATCCCGCTTGGCGAAGAAATTGAACGCTCTTAAGGCTCAAGCCTAA
- a CDS encoding DinB family protein, with protein sequence MSESNSAFGEALVKSLIGERGHIPIARALPDITPELAGERTEGIPYSIYQLLKHMSYWQDFMLTFLEGGKPQAPGNVRESWPVEEAPVDEAEWQDTVRHLLQGVEKAVAFARTVQLDEPLLGFPGETKGGILRNIASHNSYHLGEIVILRRLHGAWPPPGGGYPA encoded by the coding sequence ATGTCCGAATCCAATTCTGCTTTTGGTGAGGCTCTTGTGAAATCACTGATTGGAGAACGCGGGCATATCCCGATTGCCAGAGCATTGCCGGATATTACACCCGAGCTCGCTGGAGAACGCACGGAAGGGATCCCGTACAGCATTTATCAATTATTGAAGCACATGAGCTATTGGCAGGATTTCATGCTAACCTTTCTGGAGGGGGGAAAACCGCAAGCGCCAGGAAATGTAAGGGAGAGCTGGCCGGTAGAGGAAGCCCCTGTAGACGAGGCAGAATGGCAGGACACCGTGAGGCATCTGCTGCAAGGCGTGGAAAAGGCTGTTGCTTTTGCCCGGACCGTACAGCTGGACGAACCGCTCCTAGGTTTTCCGGGGGAAACTAAGGGCGGGATATTACGTAACATCGCCTCTCATAATTCCTACCATTTAGGAGAAATAGTTATACTTCGCCGTCTCCACGGGGCCTGGCCGCCACCTGGCGGAGGCTATCCCGCCTAA
- a CDS encoding DUF1304 domain-containing protein: MMILSTILVALVALEHVYILALEMFMWTTPRAQKAFGTTREFAQDTKSLAANQGLYNGFLAAGLVWGLLHPNDTFGFQLQLFFLICVLVAAVYGGMTAKKSILFVQGLPAFLAIIALLVANL, encoded by the coding sequence ATGATGATTTTGAGTACTATACTTGTGGCGCTCGTAGCGCTGGAGCATGTGTATATTTTAGCCTTGGAGATGTTTATGTGGACTACCCCCAGAGCGCAGAAGGCGTTCGGGACCACTAGGGAGTTCGCGCAGGACACGAAATCACTCGCAGCCAACCAAGGTCTGTACAATGGTTTTCTGGCTGCCGGTCTGGTGTGGGGCTTGCTCCATCCGAACGACACGTTCGGATTTCAGCTTCAGCTGTTTTTCTTGATCTGTGTCTTGGTTGCAGCGGTCTATGGCGGCATGACGGCTAAGAAATCCATCCTGTTCGTCCAGGGCCTCCCTGCCTTTCTGGCTATTATCGCCCTTCTTGTGGCGAATCTCTAA
- the holA gene encoding DNA polymerase III subunit delta yields the protein MDAKTAAKDIRQGKVSPLYVLYGSEKFRMNEFAALLEDHLIAKEDRDFAVIPFDLSETPVQAVVEEAETVPFMVERKLLLVRDASLFTAGKENAKIEHRVELLSEYMQAPADFSVIVFLVNNDKLDERKKIVKAAKAAGTVLAFNPLGAEELLRWVEKGFKDRGCAVAPGTAEALVASAGTGLQNLSAEMDKLCLFTGAGGTVDAAAVESLVHRGTEQNVFTLVEDIANLRLDKALNTLYELLKQREEPIKIAALIARQFRIILQVKDLSALSYSQGQIASQVGLHPYAVKLAGEQARKFESQRLRQILSILADLDYQMKTGAIDKVLGLEMFMLRLGA from the coding sequence ATGGATGCCAAAACGGCGGCCAAAGACATCAGGCAGGGGAAAGTTTCACCGCTATATGTGCTCTACGGCAGTGAGAAATTCCGGATGAATGAATTTGCGGCCTTGCTGGAGGATCACCTGATCGCCAAAGAGGATCGTGATTTTGCGGTAATTCCCTTCGACCTCTCCGAGACGCCGGTGCAGGCGGTAGTGGAGGAGGCGGAGACCGTCCCGTTCATGGTGGAGCGCAAGCTGCTGCTGGTGAGGGATGCCTCGCTGTTTACAGCGGGCAAAGAGAATGCGAAAATTGAGCACCGGGTAGAGCTGTTAAGTGAATACATGCAGGCTCCGGCCGATTTTAGTGTAATTGTGTTTCTGGTCAATAACGATAAGCTGGATGAACGCAAAAAGATAGTCAAAGCTGCCAAAGCTGCCGGAACGGTACTGGCTTTTAATCCGCTGGGTGCAGAAGAGCTGCTGCGCTGGGTGGAAAAAGGTTTTAAAGACCGCGGCTGCGCAGTGGCCCCGGGAACCGCAGAGGCACTTGTAGCAAGCGCTGGCACAGGGCTGCAGAACCTGTCCGCAGAGATGGACAAGCTGTGCCTGTTCACCGGTGCCGGCGGTACTGTGGATGCCGCAGCTGTGGAGAGCCTTGTACACCGGGGAACCGAGCAGAATGTGTTCACGCTGGTGGAGGATATAGCGAATCTGCGCCTGGATAAGGCACTTAATACACTCTATGAGCTGCTGAAGCAACGCGAGGAGCCGATTAAGATTGCCGCGCTGATCGCCCGGCAGTTCCGGATCATCCTGCAGGTTAAGGATCTGTCTGCGCTCAGCTATTCACAGGGCCAGATTGCCTCTCAAGTCGGACTTCATCCGTATGCCGTTAAGCTGGCCGGAGAGCAGGCCCGCAAGTTTGAGAGCCAGCGGCTGCGGCAAATTCTGAGCATTCTGGCGGATCTGGATTACCAGATGAAGACAGGTGCCATCGACAAGGTGCTCGGGCTGGAGATGTTTATGCTGCGTCTGGGCGCCTAA
- a CDS encoding anti-sigma factor family protein, translated as MKCTEVIEWMHRYLDHDLSPDETIEMYRHIDNCPSCAEVFNRLTLLSEQLEQLPDVKPPFSLVDSIMPQLEKIDLGVQAEDAAASEDTKVIPMTRKGTHSQTVKGTSRVASMAARTGIGAVAAAIILVIALFNMPDSMPAADVEQALNQAADTAGSNEAMSKMTTGNSDTAATEGADNAAAPDELNAQLSESAGASDGGTVDGGAADSAAPATIDAGPAAEATEAGPAVSEGPASAKRSTSVTRNSELATPAPRSDIKSGGGNMSAQDARTFNDEDTAADNSAPAQDVEQTPAAEEAGTMGLLPMLKAQSPWYSPDGKYSAELAGQQLVIYNVPSSGLQEERTAVTSLPLEGTWVSGTWSEDSLQFTYVTLKDGSEVSKVYNVPDAGAAGAPSASPDASATALPGNK; from the coding sequence ATGAAGTGCACGGAGGTGATAGAATGGATGCACCGTTATTTGGATCATGATCTCAGTCCAGATGAAACTATAGAGATGTATCGGCATATCGACAACTGTCCTTCTTGCGCGGAAGTCTTTAACCGGTTGACTCTGCTCTCCGAACAATTGGAACAGCTGCCGGACGTTAAGCCTCCTTTCAGCCTGGTTGATTCAATTATGCCTCAGCTTGAGAAAATTGATCTTGGTGTTCAAGCAGAGGATGCAGCAGCTTCGGAGGACACTAAAGTCATTCCAATGACACGCAAAGGTACTCATAGCCAAACAGTGAAAGGAACCTCCAGAGTAGCTTCCATGGCCGCGCGGACAGGCATTGGCGCAGTTGCTGCTGCGATTATTCTGGTGATTGCCCTCTTTAATATGCCGGACAGCATGCCGGCGGCAGATGTGGAGCAAGCGTTGAACCAGGCGGCTGATACGGCTGGAAGCAATGAAGCCATGAGCAAGATGACAACGGGGAATTCGGATACGGCAGCGACGGAAGGCGCGGATAACGCTGCTGCGCCTGATGAGCTTAACGCTCAACTCTCTGAATCCGCAGGCGCAAGCGACGGTGGAACCGTTGATGGTGGAGCAGCGGACAGTGCGGCTCCGGCTACGATAGACGCCGGACCGGCAGCGGAAGCTACAGAAGCGGGCCCTGCTGTGAGTGAGGGTCCCGCTTCGGCAAAGCGGAGCACGTCAGTTACCCGTAACAGTGAACTGGCTACTCCGGCCCCCCGGTCTGACATCAAAAGCGGCGGCGGCAATATGAGTGCTCAGGACGCCCGGACCTTTAATGATGAGGATACGGCTGCAGACAATTCAGCGCCGGCGCAGGATGTTGAGCAGACTCCGGCGGCTGAAGAAGCCGGAACGATGGGGCTGCTGCCTATGCTGAAAGCCCAGTCCCCCTGGTACTCACCGGACGGAAAGTATTCTGCCGAGCTTGCCGGACAGCAGCTGGTAATCTATAACGTTCCGTCAAGCGGCCTTCAGGAGGAACGGACCGCGGTAACCTCGCTTCCGCTGGAAGGCACGTGGGTATCCGGTACTTGGTCGGAGGACAGCCTCCAGTTTACGTATGTAACCTTGAAGGATGGCTCCGAAGTTTCCAAGGTATACAACGTTCCGGATGCCGGAGCCGCCGGGGCACCGTCAGCTTCGCCGGACGCTTCGGCGACAGCCCTTCCGGGTAATAAATAA
- a CDS encoding RNA polymerase sigma factor: MVEQGLIRAAQAGDRDALITLLREIEGHVYKTAFYILHNEQDALDASQEALIRVYTKIGSYEEKAQFKTWVQRIVTNICIDKFRRTKPTVSIDEHEMVFQDNKHNVEREVMSGYLAEDIREAIEQLPEHHRTVIVLRYLQDFSYNEIADCLDLPLNTVKSYLFRARQQLQNRLQEYQKGGVSG; encoded by the coding sequence GTGGTGGAGCAGGGACTCATCAGAGCCGCTCAAGCGGGCGATCGCGACGCTCTAATCACCCTATTGCGGGAAATTGAAGGACATGTGTATAAGACGGCCTTCTACATTTTGCATAATGAACAGGACGCTCTGGATGCCTCACAGGAAGCGCTCATCAGAGTGTATACCAAAATTGGTTCCTATGAAGAGAAAGCCCAATTCAAAACATGGGTTCAGCGGATCGTGACCAACATTTGCATTGACAAATTCAGGAGAACGAAGCCTACCGTTTCTATCGATGAGCACGAGATGGTGTTCCAGGATAATAAACATAACGTAGAGCGCGAAGTCATGTCCGGTTATCTGGCGGAGGATATCCGCGAGGCGATCGAACAGTTGCCGGAGCATCACCGGACGGTGATTGTACTGCGGTATTTACAGGATTTTTCTTACAACGAGATTGCAGACTGTCTGGACCTGCCGCTGAACACGGTGAAATCTTATCTGTTCCGGGCCCGGCAGCAGCTGCAGAATAGACTTCAGGAGTATCAGAAAGGTGGTGTATCAGGATGA